One genomic window of Dehalococcoidales bacterium includes the following:
- a CDS encoding alcohol dehydrogenase catalytic domain-containing protein: MKSSLMKAVVKTKREPGIEVLDVDIPEVGDADILVKVIAASVCGSDVHVYEWTPNYEWMPLPVILGHEFAGEVVQVGAKVDMVAVGDRITAMPGMPCGRCLHCQVGKPDACANRIGLGLASDGAFAEYLRITAGASIFKLPDDLDTETAALTEPLCVVLRAVDLSTIRVGQTTAVLGPGPIGLLTLQVLKAAGAGLVMVAGTSADEKRLQIARELGADVIVNVDKEDLVSKARELSGGGLRGGLDLVFEASGNPKSVTEAVNMIRPGGKAILIGIHPAPAEIPTTQLVRQSKSVIGAYGYDAEIWRRAIALFTTGKVRAGPMITHRLPLTQAREGFEAAVRREATKVILVP, translated from the coding sequence GTGAAAAGTAGCCTGATGAAAGCGGTAGTCAAGACGAAGAGAGAGCCGGGCATCGAGGTGCTCGATGTCGATATTCCTGAGGTCGGCGATGCCGACATCCTGGTAAAGGTTATCGCGGCAAGTGTCTGTGGCAGCGATGTTCATGTCTACGAGTGGACTCCTAACTACGAGTGGATGCCCCTGCCGGTGATACTGGGTCATGAGTTTGCCGGAGAGGTCGTCCAGGTGGGGGCGAAGGTCGACATGGTGGCGGTGGGCGACCGCATCACGGCGATGCCCGGTATGCCCTGTGGTCGATGTCTGCACTGCCAGGTAGGCAAGCCTGATGCCTGCGCCAACCGGATAGGCCTCGGGCTGGCCAGCGATGGTGCCTTTGCCGAGTACCTGCGCATTACGGCCGGTGCCAGCATCTTCAAACTGCCCGACGACCTTGACACCGAGACCGCGGCACTCACCGAGCCGCTCTGTGTGGTCCTGCGTGCCGTGGACCTGTCCACTATCAGGGTTGGTCAAACGACGGCAGTGCTGGGGCCGGGTCCTATCGGGCTGCTCACCCTCCAGGTGTTGAAGGCGGCCGGGGCAGGACTGGTAATGGTAGCCGGTACTAGTGCCGATGAAAAGCGACTGCAGATTGCCCGTGAGCTCGGTGCCGATGTTATTGTGAATGTGGACAAAGAGGACCTGGTTAGCAAAGCCAGGGAACTGAGCGGTGGAGGTTTACGTGGCGGACTGGACCTCGTCTTCGAGGCTTCGGGCAACCCGAAGAGCGTCACCGAAGCGGTCAACATGATACGTCCCGGCGGGAAGGCGATACTCATCGGGATTCATCCCGCACCGGCCGAGATACCGACCACCCAGTTGGTGCGCCAGAGCAAATCGGTCATCGGTGCCTACGGCTATGACGCCGAGATATGGCGGCGAGCGATTGCGCTCTTCACCACCGGTAAAGTCCGTGCCGGGCCGATGATAACCCACCGGCTGC
- a CDS encoding thiamine pyrophosphate-binding protein, which yields MTQASEKICDALIEAGIDHVFGIPGGHTLGIFNELDKRQDKIKVILTRHEHAAACMADMYGRMTGKPGVVMGQGAWIASNAGIGIIEAFLYGSPMLVLTDTSDRNLPQLGAYQSGSGEYGSYDLPGIMRSMCKFTCYATSPEEAASGVQLAIKHAMTGKPGPASVVMRAAALTGEMDPKKVDRIHNMAGYLPASRSAAPAEDIDKLLEILLEAQRPVIIAGSGIHNSKAYEELKELAEALGIPVATSYRGKSAFPEVHPLALGMMGDFGQKVANSLIAAADLLLVVGCRLDPSDTRNGNPSMIDPSKQRIIQIDIEPRNVGWTYPVEMGITGDARNVLTQIMKALNTRSGGELAAPQDRLDAVAKAKVEEAYCEAPELYSSASPLLPQRIVKAIDNVLDNSAIVTFDAGNNRIWMAHFFKSKVAGSLFCPGGAAGMGWGPPAALTAKLLHPDRPVLSVSGDGGFGMTTHVLSTAVQYNLPVVFLVMNNSVLGNVRDAQKYMMGGKAVASEFIDTDFAAIARAFGCQGIRVDNPDNLEPALKEAFQSSVPTVIDAITEPEEPFTKVINR from the coding sequence TTGACACAAGCCAGCGAGAAAATCTGCGACGCACTAATTGAAGCAGGGATTGACCATGTGTTTGGTATTCCAGGTGGCCATACCCTCGGTATCTTTAACGAACTCGATAAGCGCCAGGATAAGATAAAAGTTATCCTCACACGCCATGAGCACGCGGCGGCATGTATGGCAGACATGTACGGTCGGATGACGGGAAAGCCCGGAGTAGTCATGGGGCAGGGGGCCTGGATCGCCTCGAACGCAGGTATCGGTATCATTGAAGCCTTTCTGTATGGTTCACCCATGCTTGTTCTTACCGATACTTCGGACCGCAACTTACCCCAGCTCGGCGCATACCAGTCGGGCAGCGGTGAATATGGCTCTTATGACCTTCCCGGCATAATGCGTTCCATGTGCAAATTCACGTGCTACGCTACCAGTCCGGAAGAAGCAGCGAGCGGTGTCCAGCTTGCCATCAAACACGCTATGACAGGTAAGCCGGGACCGGCCAGTGTAGTTATGCGCGCCGCTGCCCTGACCGGAGAAATGGACCCGAAGAAGGTCGACAGGATTCATAATATGGCTGGCTACCTGCCGGCGTCCAGGAGTGCGGCACCGGCTGAAGATATCGACAAGCTGCTTGAGATTTTACTGGAAGCACAGCGTCCGGTCATTATTGCCGGCAGCGGTATTCACAACTCAAAGGCATACGAAGAATTGAAGGAGCTTGCCGAAGCCCTCGGAATTCCGGTTGCTACCAGCTACCGGGGTAAAAGTGCCTTCCCCGAAGTCCATCCGCTCGCACTCGGCATGATGGGGGACTTTGGGCAGAAAGTAGCCAACAGCCTGATTGCCGCCGCCGACCTTCTTCTGGTTGTTGGATGCCGACTCGACCCCAGTGATACAAGAAATGGGAACCCCAGCATGATAGACCCCTCAAAGCAGCGGATTATCCAGATAGATATTGAACCGAGGAACGTCGGCTGGACATACCCTGTAGAAATGGGCATCACCGGTGATGCCAGGAATGTACTTACTCAAATCATGAAAGCACTGAATACCCGGAGCGGTGGCGAACTTGCCGCTCCTCAAGACCGTCTTGATGCCGTGGCAAAAGCCAAGGTGGAAGAAGCCTATTGTGAAGCCCCGGAGCTTTATTCCAGCGCCTCTCCGTTACTGCCGCAGCGGATAGTCAAGGCAATTGATAACGTATTGGACAATTCGGCAATCGTTACGTTTGATGCCGGTAACAACCGAATCTGGATGGCCCACTTCTTCAAGAGTAAAGTGGCAGGTTCGTTATTCTGTCCTGGCGGTGCTGCCGGCATGGGCTGGGGACCTCCTGCGGCTCTCACTGCCAAACTGCTCCATCCGGACCGGCCGGTACTGTCCGTATCCGGCGATGGTGGTTTCGGAATGACAACCCACGTTCTTTCCACCGCCGTCCAGTACAATCTGCCGGTAGTGTTCCTGGTGATGAATAACAGCGTACTGGGTAACGTCCGTGACGCGCAGAAGTATATGATGGGAGGCAAGGCAGTCGCTTCTGAGTTTATTGATACCGATTTTGCCGCGATAGCGCGTGCATTTGGTTGTCAGGGTATAAGGGTGGACAATCCCGATAACCTGGAACCAGCGTTAAAAGAGGCTTTCCAGTCGTCGGTGCCAACAGTGATAGATGCTATCACTGAGCCTGAAGAACCTTTCACCAAGGTAATTAACCGGTGA